Proteins from one Eriocheir sinensis breed Jianghai 21 chromosome 27, ASM2467909v1, whole genome shotgun sequence genomic window:
- the LOC127004093 gene encoding orphan steroid hormone receptor 2-like isoform X1: MTMESPHRPLKESPPPSPGDDSKGSDFVDSTSALSNPLLVSSAGGLMVTNPALFTHTMLSAAPTLLLGNSPVLGSDWMGRLKELQERGGLAAAAAAAAAASSGSDIDSRELDNSHQYTSRNTGQPVAMDLCVVCGDRASGRHYGAISCEGCKGFFKRSIRKQLGYTCRGNKTCEVTKHHRNRCQYCRLQKCLAMGMRSDCKNDTKDLYKTVQSERKPNSFLGAGDRQDKEESPPITTNPISGFESPTLASSKTPVVGKDIPSQPPTSLAELHLQMAKAFEGAFNMESKETGKDWHEASNGDARQEDDSPAANGDGDRHMNEKQVKRAIENIAKLNGSENGDCEDTESNSTYELDGPLLADSLVPFNLTAPSPMPAYLNVHYICESASRLLFLSIHWARNIPSFQCLSQESQVALVRGCWSELFTLGMAQCSRIMSLNTILTAIVSHLTQAAATEKLTPSRFKQVSEHISRLQDFVTAMTKLQPDEHEYAYLKTIVLFQYENVLSGKRSQIERLQERAAQELRLHVDDTYQDTPERFTRLLLKLPTLKALQPQVMEELFFAGLIGNVQIDSVIPYIMKMEMSE, from the exons ATGACGATGGAAAGTCCCCACCGCCCGCTGAAGGAGagtcccccgccctcccctggTGACGATAGCAAAGGAA gTGACTTCGTGGACAGCACCAGCGCCCTCTCTAATCCCCTGCTGGTGTCGAGCGCGGGCGGTCTGATGGTGACCAATCCAGCCCTCTTCACCCACACCATGCTGAGCGCGGCCCCCACGCTCCTGCTCGGCAACTCCCCAGTCCTCGG AAGTGACTGGATGGGGCGCCTGAAGGAGCTCCAGGAGCGAGGGGGcctagcggcggcggcggcggcggcggcagcggcgagcAGCGGCAGCGACATCGACAGCCGGGAACTGGACAACTCCCACCAGTACACCTCACGCAACACCGGGCAGCCCGTGGCCATGGacctgtgtgtggtgtgtggtgaccGGGCATCAG GCCGTCACTACGGAGCCATCAGCTGTGAAGGCTGCAAAGGCTTCTTTAAGAGGTCTATTCGTAAACAACTTGGGTACACCTGCCGAGGGAACAAGACATGTGAGGTGACCAAGCACCACCGCAACAGGTGCCAGTACTGCCGCCTGCAGAAGTGTCTGGCGATGGGCATGCGCAGCGACTGTAAGAACGATACTAAGGATTTGTACAAAA CAGTCCAATCAGAACGAAAACCAAATAGTTTTTTGGGTGCTGGGGACCgacaagacaaggaagagagTCCACCAATAACTACCAATCCAATATCTGGTTTTGAGTCTCCAACATTGGCCTCCAGCAAGACCCCCGTGGTGGGCAAGGACATCCCCTCCCAGCCCCCCACCAGTCTAGCTGAACTGCATCTCCAAATGGCTAAAGCCTTTGAAGGAGCTTTCAACATGGAATCCAAAgagacaggtaaag ATTGGCATGAAGCAAGTAATGGTGATGCAAGGCAAGAAGACGATTCTCCTGCAGCAAACGGAGATGGTGACAGACATATGAATGAAAAACAAGTAAAACGGGCAATAGAAAATATAGCAAAA TTAAATGGGTCAGAAAATGGTGACTGTGAGGACACTGAAAGCAACAGCACCTATGAGCTGGATGGCCCACTGCTGGCAGACAGCTTAGTACCATTTAATTTAACAGCCCCGTCCCCAATGCCTGCCTACCTCAATGTACATTACATCTGCGAGTCAGCATCAAGATTGCTGTTCCTTTCAATTCACTGGGCTCGAAACATCCCCTCCTTTCAGTGTCTCAG CCAAGAGTCACAAGTGGCACTGGTCCGAGGGTGCTGGTCAGAGCTGTTCACGCTGGGAATGGCTCAGTGTAGCAGAATCATGTCCCTCAACACCATCCTCACGGCCATCGTGTCACACCTCACCCAAGCTGCTGCAACTGAGAAGCTCACACCCTCTCGGTTCAAGCAG GTTTCTGAGCACATAAGTCGTCTACAAGATTTTGTGACTGCCATGACTAAACTTCAGCCAGATGAACATGAATATGCATATTTAAAAACTATAGTGCTCTTCCAATATG AAAATGTACTGAGTGGAAAGCGAAGCCAAATAGAGAGGCTGCAGGAGAGAGCAGCTCAGGAGTTACGGCTTCACGTGGATGATACGTACCAAGACACACCCGAGAGATTCACACGCCTCCTCCTTAAGCTGCCCACGCTCAAAGCTCTCCAGCCACAG GTTATGGAAGAGCTGTTCTTTGCTGGTCTAATAGGAAATGTACAGATAGACTCGGTAATACCCTAcataatgaaaatggaaatgtcTGAATAG
- the LOC127004093 gene encoding orphan steroid hormone receptor 2-like isoform X2 encodes MTMESPHRPLKESPPPSPGDDSKGSDFVDSTSALSNPLLVSSAGGLMVTNPALFTHTMLSAAPTLLLGNSPVLGDWMGRLKELQERGGLAAAAAAAAAASSGSDIDSRELDNSHQYTSRNTGQPVAMDLCVVCGDRASGRHYGAISCEGCKGFFKRSIRKQLGYTCRGNKTCEVTKHHRNRCQYCRLQKCLAMGMRSDCKNDTKDLYKTVQSERKPNSFLGAGDRQDKEESPPITTNPISGFESPTLASSKTPVVGKDIPSQPPTSLAELHLQMAKAFEGAFNMESKETGKDWHEASNGDARQEDDSPAANGDGDRHMNEKQVKRAIENIAKLNGSENGDCEDTESNSTYELDGPLLADSLVPFNLTAPSPMPAYLNVHYICESASRLLFLSIHWARNIPSFQCLSQESQVALVRGCWSELFTLGMAQCSRIMSLNTILTAIVSHLTQAAATEKLTPSRFKQVSEHISRLQDFVTAMTKLQPDEHEYAYLKTIVLFQYENVLSGKRSQIERLQERAAQELRLHVDDTYQDTPERFTRLLLKLPTLKALQPQVMEELFFAGLIGNVQIDSVIPYIMKMEMSE; translated from the exons ATGACGATGGAAAGTCCCCACCGCCCGCTGAAGGAGagtcccccgccctcccctggTGACGATAGCAAAGGAA gTGACTTCGTGGACAGCACCAGCGCCCTCTCTAATCCCCTGCTGGTGTCGAGCGCGGGCGGTCTGATGGTGACCAATCCAGCCCTCTTCACCCACACCATGCTGAGCGCGGCCCCCACGCTCCTGCTCGGCAACTCCCCAGTCCTCGG TGACTGGATGGGGCGCCTGAAGGAGCTCCAGGAGCGAGGGGGcctagcggcggcggcggcggcggcggcagcggcgagcAGCGGCAGCGACATCGACAGCCGGGAACTGGACAACTCCCACCAGTACACCTCACGCAACACCGGGCAGCCCGTGGCCATGGacctgtgtgtggtgtgtggtgaccGGGCATCAG GCCGTCACTACGGAGCCATCAGCTGTGAAGGCTGCAAAGGCTTCTTTAAGAGGTCTATTCGTAAACAACTTGGGTACACCTGCCGAGGGAACAAGACATGTGAGGTGACCAAGCACCACCGCAACAGGTGCCAGTACTGCCGCCTGCAGAAGTGTCTGGCGATGGGCATGCGCAGCGACTGTAAGAACGATACTAAGGATTTGTACAAAA CAGTCCAATCAGAACGAAAACCAAATAGTTTTTTGGGTGCTGGGGACCgacaagacaaggaagagagTCCACCAATAACTACCAATCCAATATCTGGTTTTGAGTCTCCAACATTGGCCTCCAGCAAGACCCCCGTGGTGGGCAAGGACATCCCCTCCCAGCCCCCCACCAGTCTAGCTGAACTGCATCTCCAAATGGCTAAAGCCTTTGAAGGAGCTTTCAACATGGAATCCAAAgagacaggtaaag ATTGGCATGAAGCAAGTAATGGTGATGCAAGGCAAGAAGACGATTCTCCTGCAGCAAACGGAGATGGTGACAGACATATGAATGAAAAACAAGTAAAACGGGCAATAGAAAATATAGCAAAA TTAAATGGGTCAGAAAATGGTGACTGTGAGGACACTGAAAGCAACAGCACCTATGAGCTGGATGGCCCACTGCTGGCAGACAGCTTAGTACCATTTAATTTAACAGCCCCGTCCCCAATGCCTGCCTACCTCAATGTACATTACATCTGCGAGTCAGCATCAAGATTGCTGTTCCTTTCAATTCACTGGGCTCGAAACATCCCCTCCTTTCAGTGTCTCAG CCAAGAGTCACAAGTGGCACTGGTCCGAGGGTGCTGGTCAGAGCTGTTCACGCTGGGAATGGCTCAGTGTAGCAGAATCATGTCCCTCAACACCATCCTCACGGCCATCGTGTCACACCTCACCCAAGCTGCTGCAACTGAGAAGCTCACACCCTCTCGGTTCAAGCAG GTTTCTGAGCACATAAGTCGTCTACAAGATTTTGTGACTGCCATGACTAAACTTCAGCCAGATGAACATGAATATGCATATTTAAAAACTATAGTGCTCTTCCAATATG AAAATGTACTGAGTGGAAAGCGAAGCCAAATAGAGAGGCTGCAGGAGAGAGCAGCTCAGGAGTTACGGCTTCACGTGGATGATACGTACCAAGACACACCCGAGAGATTCACACGCCTCCTCCTTAAGCTGCCCACGCTCAAAGCTCTCCAGCCACAG GTTATGGAAGAGCTGTTCTTTGCTGGTCTAATAGGAAATGTACAGATAGACTCGGTAATACCCTAcataatgaaaatggaaatgtcTGAATAG
- the LOC127004093 gene encoding orphan steroid hormone receptor 2-like isoform X3 has product MTMESPHRPLKESPPPSPGDDSKGSDFVDSTSALSNPLLVSSAGGLMVTNPALFTHTMLSAAPTLLLGNSPVLGSDWMGRLKELQERGGLAAAAAAAAAASSGSDIDSRELDNSHQYTSRNTGQPVAMDLCVVCGDRASGRHYGAISCEGCKGFFKRSIRKQLGYTCRGNKTCEVTKHHRNRCQYCRLQKCLAMGMRSDCKNDTKDLYKTVQSERKPNSFLGAGDRQDKEESPPITTNPISGFESPTLASSKTPVVGKDIPSQPPTSLAELHLQMAKAFEGAFNMESKETDWHEASNGDARQEDDSPAANGDGDRHMNEKQVKRAIENIAKLNGSENGDCEDTESNSTYELDGPLLADSLVPFNLTAPSPMPAYLNVHYICESASRLLFLSIHWARNIPSFQCLSQESQVALVRGCWSELFTLGMAQCSRIMSLNTILTAIVSHLTQAAATEKLTPSRFKQVSEHISRLQDFVTAMTKLQPDEHEYAYLKTIVLFQYENVLSGKRSQIERLQERAAQELRLHVDDTYQDTPERFTRLLLKLPTLKALQPQVMEELFFAGLIGNVQIDSVIPYIMKMEMSE; this is encoded by the exons ATGACGATGGAAAGTCCCCACCGCCCGCTGAAGGAGagtcccccgccctcccctggTGACGATAGCAAAGGAA gTGACTTCGTGGACAGCACCAGCGCCCTCTCTAATCCCCTGCTGGTGTCGAGCGCGGGCGGTCTGATGGTGACCAATCCAGCCCTCTTCACCCACACCATGCTGAGCGCGGCCCCCACGCTCCTGCTCGGCAACTCCCCAGTCCTCGG AAGTGACTGGATGGGGCGCCTGAAGGAGCTCCAGGAGCGAGGGGGcctagcggcggcggcggcggcggcggcagcggcgagcAGCGGCAGCGACATCGACAGCCGGGAACTGGACAACTCCCACCAGTACACCTCACGCAACACCGGGCAGCCCGTGGCCATGGacctgtgtgtggtgtgtggtgaccGGGCATCAG GCCGTCACTACGGAGCCATCAGCTGTGAAGGCTGCAAAGGCTTCTTTAAGAGGTCTATTCGTAAACAACTTGGGTACACCTGCCGAGGGAACAAGACATGTGAGGTGACCAAGCACCACCGCAACAGGTGCCAGTACTGCCGCCTGCAGAAGTGTCTGGCGATGGGCATGCGCAGCGACTGTAAGAACGATACTAAGGATTTGTACAAAA CAGTCCAATCAGAACGAAAACCAAATAGTTTTTTGGGTGCTGGGGACCgacaagacaaggaagagagTCCACCAATAACTACCAATCCAATATCTGGTTTTGAGTCTCCAACATTGGCCTCCAGCAAGACCCCCGTGGTGGGCAAGGACATCCCCTCCCAGCCCCCCACCAGTCTAGCTGAACTGCATCTCCAAATGGCTAAAGCCTTTGAAGGAGCTTTCAACATGGAATCCAAAgagacag ATTGGCATGAAGCAAGTAATGGTGATGCAAGGCAAGAAGACGATTCTCCTGCAGCAAACGGAGATGGTGACAGACATATGAATGAAAAACAAGTAAAACGGGCAATAGAAAATATAGCAAAA TTAAATGGGTCAGAAAATGGTGACTGTGAGGACACTGAAAGCAACAGCACCTATGAGCTGGATGGCCCACTGCTGGCAGACAGCTTAGTACCATTTAATTTAACAGCCCCGTCCCCAATGCCTGCCTACCTCAATGTACATTACATCTGCGAGTCAGCATCAAGATTGCTGTTCCTTTCAATTCACTGGGCTCGAAACATCCCCTCCTTTCAGTGTCTCAG CCAAGAGTCACAAGTGGCACTGGTCCGAGGGTGCTGGTCAGAGCTGTTCACGCTGGGAATGGCTCAGTGTAGCAGAATCATGTCCCTCAACACCATCCTCACGGCCATCGTGTCACACCTCACCCAAGCTGCTGCAACTGAGAAGCTCACACCCTCTCGGTTCAAGCAG GTTTCTGAGCACATAAGTCGTCTACAAGATTTTGTGACTGCCATGACTAAACTTCAGCCAGATGAACATGAATATGCATATTTAAAAACTATAGTGCTCTTCCAATATG AAAATGTACTGAGTGGAAAGCGAAGCCAAATAGAGAGGCTGCAGGAGAGAGCAGCTCAGGAGTTACGGCTTCACGTGGATGATACGTACCAAGACACACCCGAGAGATTCACACGCCTCCTCCTTAAGCTGCCCACGCTCAAAGCTCTCCAGCCACAG GTTATGGAAGAGCTGTTCTTTGCTGGTCTAATAGGAAATGTACAGATAGACTCGGTAATACCCTAcataatgaaaatggaaatgtcTGAATAG
- the LOC127004093 gene encoding orphan steroid hormone receptor 2-like isoform X4, whose amino-acid sequence MTMESPHRPLKESPPPSPGDDSKGSDFVDSTSALSNPLLVSSAGGLMVTNPALFTHTMLSAAPTLLLGNSPVLGSDWMGRLKELQERGGLAAAAAAAAAASSGSDIDSRELDNSHQYTSRNTGQPVAMDLCVVCGDRASGRHYGAISCEGCKGFFKRSIRKQLGYTCRGNKTCEVTKHHRNRCQYCRLQKCLAMGMRSDSVQSERKPNSFLGAGDRQDKEESPPITTNPISGFESPTLASSKTPVVGKDIPSQPPTSLAELHLQMAKAFEGAFNMESKETGKDWHEASNGDARQEDDSPAANGDGDRHMNEKQVKRAIENIAKLNGSENGDCEDTESNSTYELDGPLLADSLVPFNLTAPSPMPAYLNVHYICESASRLLFLSIHWARNIPSFQCLSQESQVALVRGCWSELFTLGMAQCSRIMSLNTILTAIVSHLTQAAATEKLTPSRFKQVSEHISRLQDFVTAMTKLQPDEHEYAYLKTIVLFQYENVLSGKRSQIERLQERAAQELRLHVDDTYQDTPERFTRLLLKLPTLKALQPQVMEELFFAGLIGNVQIDSVIPYIMKMEMSE is encoded by the exons ATGACGATGGAAAGTCCCCACCGCCCGCTGAAGGAGagtcccccgccctcccctggTGACGATAGCAAAGGAA gTGACTTCGTGGACAGCACCAGCGCCCTCTCTAATCCCCTGCTGGTGTCGAGCGCGGGCGGTCTGATGGTGACCAATCCAGCCCTCTTCACCCACACCATGCTGAGCGCGGCCCCCACGCTCCTGCTCGGCAACTCCCCAGTCCTCGG AAGTGACTGGATGGGGCGCCTGAAGGAGCTCCAGGAGCGAGGGGGcctagcggcggcggcggcggcggcggcagcggcgagcAGCGGCAGCGACATCGACAGCCGGGAACTGGACAACTCCCACCAGTACACCTCACGCAACACCGGGCAGCCCGTGGCCATGGacctgtgtgtggtgtgtggtgaccGGGCATCAG GCCGTCACTACGGAGCCATCAGCTGTGAAGGCTGCAAAGGCTTCTTTAAGAGGTCTATTCGTAAACAACTTGGGTACACCTGCCGAGGGAACAAGACATGTGAGGTGACCAAGCACCACCGCAACAGGTGCCAGTACTGCCGCCTGCAGAAGTGTCTGGCGATGGGCATGCGCAGCGACT CAGTCCAATCAGAACGAAAACCAAATAGTTTTTTGGGTGCTGGGGACCgacaagacaaggaagagagTCCACCAATAACTACCAATCCAATATCTGGTTTTGAGTCTCCAACATTGGCCTCCAGCAAGACCCCCGTGGTGGGCAAGGACATCCCCTCCCAGCCCCCCACCAGTCTAGCTGAACTGCATCTCCAAATGGCTAAAGCCTTTGAAGGAGCTTTCAACATGGAATCCAAAgagacaggtaaag ATTGGCATGAAGCAAGTAATGGTGATGCAAGGCAAGAAGACGATTCTCCTGCAGCAAACGGAGATGGTGACAGACATATGAATGAAAAACAAGTAAAACGGGCAATAGAAAATATAGCAAAA TTAAATGGGTCAGAAAATGGTGACTGTGAGGACACTGAAAGCAACAGCACCTATGAGCTGGATGGCCCACTGCTGGCAGACAGCTTAGTACCATTTAATTTAACAGCCCCGTCCCCAATGCCTGCCTACCTCAATGTACATTACATCTGCGAGTCAGCATCAAGATTGCTGTTCCTTTCAATTCACTGGGCTCGAAACATCCCCTCCTTTCAGTGTCTCAG CCAAGAGTCACAAGTGGCACTGGTCCGAGGGTGCTGGTCAGAGCTGTTCACGCTGGGAATGGCTCAGTGTAGCAGAATCATGTCCCTCAACACCATCCTCACGGCCATCGTGTCACACCTCACCCAAGCTGCTGCAACTGAGAAGCTCACACCCTCTCGGTTCAAGCAG GTTTCTGAGCACATAAGTCGTCTACAAGATTTTGTGACTGCCATGACTAAACTTCAGCCAGATGAACATGAATATGCATATTTAAAAACTATAGTGCTCTTCCAATATG AAAATGTACTGAGTGGAAAGCGAAGCCAAATAGAGAGGCTGCAGGAGAGAGCAGCTCAGGAGTTACGGCTTCACGTGGATGATACGTACCAAGACACACCCGAGAGATTCACACGCCTCCTCCTTAAGCTGCCCACGCTCAAAGCTCTCCAGCCACAG GTTATGGAAGAGCTGTTCTTTGCTGGTCTAATAGGAAATGTACAGATAGACTCGGTAATACCCTAcataatgaaaatggaaatgtcTGAATAG